The following proteins are encoded in a genomic region of Acidobacteriota bacterium:
- a CDS encoding sulfatase has product MFLQKQAVSFQKRSSHQLRRKLGLIGCFLCLALGLAGLPKPVWSQFFPQPAHLQRVRPNIILILTDDQDTQSFGFMPRLKHHLIDQGTRFNNFFSSNPECCPSRTSILRGQYTHNHQVLANEAPIGGFQRFQQLGLENSTIAKWLQDSGYRTALLGKYLNGYPKGFPANYVPPGWTEWCVPTNGQPSNYFNYQLNVNGTVKTYGGEPESYLTDVLSTYAVNFIEQQANADTPFCLFLCGIAPHTPATPAPRHLNEFNSAKTPRVPSFNEADVNDKPAFVRRFPLLSEERIQSIDKLYQNRLRTLLAVDEMVERVVETLRRTGQLENTYIFFTTDNGFHLGTHRFPFGKGTPYEDAIRFPLIVRGPGVVAGRELPAMIATIDLAPTFAELAGITAPEFVDGNSLVSFLGPDIPPTDDQQQNVLVEHWPGKGEDDKPDNQFMYLESVNQGAVGNSRKKKPRAPQWAAIRTKRYMYIEYVTGERELYDLQVDPYELQNIYSTAQPPLLRSLEANLNALRTCVGPGCRKAQRVRL; this is encoded by the coding sequence ATGTTCTTACAAAAACAAGCAGTTTCTTTCCAGAAAAGATCCTCCCATCAGTTGCGTCGAAAATTAGGGCTGATAGGATGTTTTTTATGTCTTGCCTTGGGCCTGGCGGGTTTACCAAAACCTGTCTGGTCACAGTTTTTCCCTCAACCAGCCCACTTGCAACGGGTGCGGCCCAACATTATTTTGATTCTCACTGATGATCAGGATACCCAAAGCTTTGGGTTTATGCCTCGGCTCAAACACCATCTGATTGATCAGGGAACACGCTTTAACAATTTCTTTTCCAGTAACCCGGAATGTTGCCCAAGTCGAACCTCAATTCTACGCGGCCAATACACCCACAACCATCAAGTCCTGGCAAATGAAGCACCGATTGGTGGCTTTCAACGATTCCAGCAACTGGGCCTGGAAAATTCAACGATTGCCAAATGGCTTCAAGACAGCGGATATCGAACTGCCCTGCTTGGAAAATATTTGAATGGCTATCCAAAAGGCTTTCCTGCCAACTACGTTCCGCCGGGGTGGACTGAGTGGTGTGTCCCCACCAATGGGCAACCATCGAACTATTTCAACTATCAGCTCAACGTCAATGGGACAGTTAAAACGTATGGGGGCGAACCAGAAAGTTATCTAACTGACGTGCTTTCAACCTACGCCGTCAATTTTATTGAGCAACAGGCCAATGCCGACACTCCGTTTTGCTTGTTTTTGTGTGGAATTGCGCCGCATACACCGGCAACACCGGCACCACGGCACCTTAACGAGTTTAACTCGGCCAAAACCCCACGTGTCCCTTCATTCAATGAAGCTGATGTGAACGACAAACCAGCCTTTGTCAGGCGATTCCCACTGTTGTCGGAAGAGAGAATCCAGTCAATTGACAAACTCTACCAAAACCGCCTGCGAACATTACTTGCCGTTGATGAAATGGTTGAACGGGTGGTGGAAACCTTGCGCCGGACAGGCCAGTTGGAAAATACCTATATTTTTTTCACCACCGACAATGGATTTCATCTGGGCACGCATCGGTTTCCTTTTGGCAAAGGAACTCCCTATGAAGATGCCATCCGGTTTCCGCTAATCGTGCGTGGTCCAGGGGTCGTTGCCGGTCGAGAGTTGCCGGCCATGATTGCCACGATTGATCTGGCGCCGACCTTTGCCGAGCTGGCTGGAATCACCGCGCCAGAGTTTGTTGATGGCAATTCGTTGGTCAGCTTTTTGGGGCCAGATATTCCACCGACCGATGACCAGCAACAAAATGTATTGGTAGAGCACTGGCCGGGCAAAGGTGAGGACGATAAACCTGATAACCAGTTTATGTATCTTGAATCTGTCAATCAGGGGGCGGTTGGTAATTCCCGGAAAAAGAAACCGAGAGCACCTCAGTGGGCTGCCATTCGAACGAAACGGTATATGTATATCGAATATGTCACTGGCGAACGTGAACTCTATGACCTTCAGGTTGACCCGTATGAACTCCAAAATATTTACTCCACCGCCCAACCTCCGCTCCTGAGATCATTAGAGGCAAATCTCAACGCACTTCGGACCTGTGTTGGGCCAGGGTGTCGCAAGGCGCAACGTGTCAGACTTTAA
- a CDS encoding AMP-binding protein produces the protein MTTSSSPPRTTLTSFLADFLNRGNETAFAVKRGVRVIRWSYRRTAEIAFQIAHELTAQGIEPGDRILMWAENSPEWVAAFFGCLLVGSVAVPLDSQSTPEFVSRIISQTGAKQGFCDSATQAQSPPEISWLRLETIQATVSKHPHTPWHPVEIKSTDVAEIIFTSGTTAEPRGICLSHRNLLVNLQPLEQEIQKYLKWERPFHPIRFLDLLPLSHVFGQFMGVFVPQLLGGEVHFQTSVNPTEILETIRRERISVCVIVPRLLETLRQKVERDWLVSHPGQSLQTVLAECPKEHFARRWWRFRKVHNQFGWKFWAFISGGATLDQNLEAFWRHLGFALIQGYGMTETASLVSVVHPFKLSQGSIGKALPGRELKLDDGGEILVRGENIAAGVWQGDKIQPLSDDGWLRTGDIGSRDAEGNLFFRGRKKEVIVTGAGMNIYPEDLEAALLRQPEIWQAAVFGIDGQTGPEPVAVVIVRDEQTAVDQLLATVNAGLNPYQSIRRCLVWPGSDFPRTSTHKTRKRDVMAWATAQLGTGQSQTLCEELTSDFLLTAIEKITHEKPLRFDPEANLTTDCRLDSLGKVELLSWLEDHFHIELDEAAFTAATTVGQLQYLIEQAIGATSPGLRESKASPVEPQPLSDAPYPFPAWAMRAPWTWLRQLLFYSIVWPVCTVLCWTRVEGRDHLAHLTGPVVLVANHITIADHALILAALPAKVRSRLAIAMEGERLRDFRFPPAGTGWVRRLWMPVQYLLIVLFFNVFPLPQKSGFRRSFRYAGQAVDQGFHILIFPEGRRSEEGHMHPFRSGIGVLAREIQVPVVPVYLAGLYELQQKGKQRWFNRFWAAPGSVQIRFGPSVSFSKDAHPEHIARELEQAVRRLE, from the coding sequence ATGACCACCTCATCCTCACCACCACGTACCACGCTGACCAGCTTTTTGGCTGACTTTCTCAACCGTGGCAACGAAACGGCCTTTGCTGTCAAACGAGGCGTGCGGGTGATTCGCTGGTCATATCGGCGGACGGCTGAAATCGCGTTTCAAATCGCCCATGAACTCACCGCCCAGGGAATTGAACCAGGAGACCGGATTTTAATGTGGGCTGAGAATAGCCCTGAATGGGTAGCGGCCTTTTTCGGATGTTTACTGGTTGGCAGCGTGGCCGTGCCGCTCGATTCTCAAAGCACACCTGAGTTTGTCAGTCGAATCATCAGCCAAACCGGGGCCAAACAAGGATTTTGTGATTCGGCGACCCAGGCTCAGTCTCCTCCGGAAATCTCCTGGCTTCGGCTGGAAACTATTCAAGCAACCGTCTCAAAACATCCTCACACGCCCTGGCATCCAGTTGAAATCAAGTCAACTGATGTGGCTGAAATCATTTTCACTTCAGGCACAACGGCGGAACCCAGGGGAATTTGCCTTTCCCACCGCAATCTGTTGGTCAATCTGCAGCCACTCGAACAGGAAATCCAGAAGTATTTAAAATGGGAACGGCCTTTTCATCCAATTCGATTTCTGGACTTACTCCCATTAAGTCACGTGTTTGGCCAGTTTATGGGTGTCTTTGTGCCCCAGTTGCTCGGTGGTGAAGTCCACTTCCAAACCAGCGTCAACCCAACCGAAATTCTGGAGACCATTCGCCGGGAGCGGATTTCAGTTTGTGTGATTGTTCCCCGGTTGCTTGAAACCCTGCGGCAAAAAGTAGAGCGAGACTGGCTGGTGTCGCACCCTGGTCAATCACTCCAGACGGTGCTGGCTGAGTGCCCGAAGGAACACTTTGCCCGTCGCTGGTGGCGATTCCGGAAGGTTCACAACCAGTTTGGCTGGAAGTTTTGGGCCTTTATTTCGGGCGGTGCCACGCTGGACCAAAACCTTGAAGCTTTCTGGCGGCACCTGGGGTTTGCGTTAATTCAGGGTTATGGAATGACCGAAACCGCTTCGCTGGTCAGTGTGGTGCATCCCTTTAAACTCAGCCAGGGTTCAATTGGGAAAGCGCTTCCAGGCCGAGAACTCAAGCTTGATGACGGCGGAGAAATTCTGGTCCGAGGTGAAAATATTGCCGCTGGTGTCTGGCAAGGAGACAAAATTCAACCTCTGAGCGACGATGGGTGGCTCCGCACCGGGGATATTGGGTCTCGTGATGCGGAAGGCAACCTGTTTTTTCGTGGGCGGAAAAAAGAGGTCATTGTGACCGGCGCCGGGATGAATATCTACCCCGAGGATTTGGAAGCCGCCCTGCTCCGGCAGCCTGAAATCTGGCAGGCCGCTGTGTTTGGGATAGACGGTCAAACCGGACCAGAACCCGTAGCCGTGGTGATTGTACGGGATGAACAAACAGCGGTTGATCAACTTCTGGCAACCGTGAACGCTGGATTGAACCCGTACCAGTCCATTCGACGATGTCTGGTGTGGCCGGGGTCTGATTTTCCACGCACCAGCACCCACAAAACCCGCAAGCGCGATGTCATGGCCTGGGCCACCGCACAGCTTGGGACTGGCCAAAGCCAAACGCTCTGCGAAGAGTTGACTTCAGATTTTCTGTTGACTGCGATTGAAAAAATTACCCATGAAAAACCACTCCGGTTTGATCCGGAAGCAAATTTGACGACCGATTGCCGGCTTGATTCGCTTGGAAAGGTTGAACTCTTGAGCTGGCTTGAAGACCACTTTCACATCGAACTGGATGAAGCCGCATTTACGGCGGCAACCACAGTGGGCCAGCTTCAATACCTGATTGAACAGGCGATTGGAGCGACCAGCCCTGGGTTGCGTGAGTCAAAAGCGTCACCCGTTGAGCCCCAGCCACTTTCTGACGCGCCCTATCCATTCCCGGCCTGGGCGATGCGTGCTCCGTGGACGTGGTTGCGGCAACTGCTGTTTTACAGCATTGTCTGGCCAGTCTGTACGGTGTTGTGTTGGACACGAGTGGAAGGCCGCGACCATCTGGCTCACCTGACTGGCCCGGTGGTGCTGGTTGCCAACCACATCACGATTGCCGACCACGCGCTGATTTTAGCGGCGCTCCCGGCAAAGGTACGTTCCCGACTGGCGATTGCCATGGAAGGCGAGCGCTTGCGGGATTTTCGATTTCCCCCGGCAGGCACAGGATGGGTTCGGAGACTCTGGATGCCGGTGCAATATCTTCTGATCGTGCTCTTTTTCAACGTATTTCCACTGCCGCAAAAAAGCGGGTTCCGGCGGAGTTTTCGCTACGCCGGGCAGGCCGTGGATCAGGGGTTTCACATTTTGATTTTTCCCGAGGGTCGCCGGTCAGAGGAAGGTCACATGCATCCGTTTCGGTCAGGTATTGGCGTCCTGGCCAGGGAAATCCAGGTGCCGGTGGTGCCAGTCTACCTGGCTGGTCTGTACGAATTACAACAAAAAGGAAAGCAGCGCTGGTTCAATCGCTTTTGGGCGGCACCGGGTTCAGTTCAGATTCGATTTGGCCCATCAGTTTCTTTTTCAAAGGATGCGCACCCGGAACACATCGCCCGAGAACTTGAACAAGCTGTCCGTAGACTTGAATAA
- a CDS encoding methyltransferase domain-containing protein, with the protein MKLLDANQLERSSIVANSLMNRERNVAGTNSYQKDLRFDVLNFITTGLSRKSTMSWLDLCCGTGKAVLQSAQTLNESGLAGKVSLVGVDLVDRFFPKPESFYFLELVPASLSNWHPVQPFDLITCVHGLHYIGDKLDLITRAVSWLTTEGVFVANLDLNNLKLDHRMSANRLLVSLLKKQGLHFDARRKILTCLGQKQISLNLTFLGADDQAGPNYTGQPAVNSYYR; encoded by the coding sequence ATGAAATTGTTGGACGCCAATCAATTAGAACGCTCATCGATTGTGGCCAATTCACTGATGAACCGTGAGCGAAATGTCGCCGGCACCAATAGCTACCAAAAAGACCTGCGGTTTGATGTGCTCAATTTCATCACAACCGGGCTCTCTCGGAAGTCAACGATGTCGTGGCTTGACCTGTGTTGTGGGACGGGAAAAGCCGTTCTGCAATCAGCTCAGACATTGAACGAATCTGGTTTGGCTGGAAAGGTGAGCCTGGTGGGAGTTGACCTGGTGGATAGATTTTTCCCCAAACCTGAATCCTTTTATTTTCTGGAGCTGGTTCCGGCTTCGCTCTCGAATTGGCACCCAGTTCAGCCATTTGACCTGATTACCTGTGTGCATGGATTGCACTATATCGGGGATAAACTTGACTTGATCACCCGCGCTGTATCCTGGTTGACGACAGAGGGGGTTTTTGTTGCCAATCTGGACCTGAACAATCTCAAACTTGACCATCGAATGTCAGCAAATCGGTTACTGGTTTCACTTTTGAAAAAACAGGGACTGCACTTTGATGCCCGCCGAAAAATCCTGACCTGTCTTGGACAAAAACAGATCAGTTTGAACCTGACATTTCTTGGCGCTGATGATCAGGCTGGCCCAAATTATACAGGGCAACCAGCGGTAAATTCCTATTACCGGTGA
- a CDS encoding Uma2 family endonuclease: MSTHPTKRWFSVQDFHRMVETGILTEDDRTELIAGVVISMSPFGSRHAACVKRFNALLSRQLLGKVIIGVQDPIQLDSFTEPQPDLSILQFKDDFYAEQHPQANEVLLVIEVSDLSLSYDRDTKLPMYAQAEIPEVWIVDLTAEKILAYQQPKAGRYDVQETYTATTKLTSIAGFPVEINFSTIFD, from the coding sequence ATGTCAACACATCCCACAAAAAGGTGGTTTTCAGTTCAGGATTTCCACCGGATGGTTGAAACTGGAATCTTGACTGAAGATGACCGAACAGAACTGATTGCTGGTGTGGTCATTTCAATGAGTCCCTTTGGAAGTCGGCATGCCGCCTGTGTCAAACGGTTTAATGCACTGCTTTCGAGGCAACTGCTTGGAAAAGTGATTATTGGTGTCCAGGATCCAATTCAACTGGATTCGTTTACCGAACCCCAACCTGATCTTTCAATTCTCCAGTTCAAAGATGACTTCTATGCGGAACAACATCCGCAGGCGAACGAGGTGCTGCTCGTCATTGAAGTCTCAGACCTTTCGCTCAGTTACGACCGAGACACAAAGTTGCCAATGTATGCCCAGGCTGAAATTCCCGAAGTATGGATTGTTGATTTGACGGCTGAGAAAATCCTGGCTTACCAGCAGCCAAAAGCTGGGAGGTACGACGTCCAGGAAACGTATACGGCCACCACTAAACTCACCTCGATAGCTGGGTTTCCGGTCGAAATCAACTTTTCAACGATTTTTGATTAG
- the csx3 gene encoding CRISPR-associated protein Csx3, protein MGNLNLQFIQTDQNFQILDFYVDGNLTLDPGTLAEVQLPSGANLDKGLVINGKGPVWLYARLAGLCQDFPWVGTFDPRFGSLIVLSRIPEMQVGTMIPANQITLYLTTRKSDASPVVGAQVTVSSKVIAFVGPPHSGKSVLAYLVQDRLKQLMGADYGTDFFLIVACPDGEGIWSQESLPEVVSIIRHKGTFDQDFIEKTRVSLEGLKAQKRLVFVDCGGKIKRDIQAFLNLCTHAIIVAAKDKPHASCEWRGACLASGVEIVAEVESVLEPEETVLESSPLKIRFGPLERNRTEVVVPDKLMAAILAGTKWEAASFSSQF, encoded by the coding sequence ATGGGGAATCTAAATCTTCAGTTTATTCAAACGGATCAAAACTTTCAGATCCTTGATTTTTACGTTGATGGCAACCTGACGCTGGACCCAGGAACCCTGGCTGAGGTTCAGCTTCCCAGTGGGGCTAATCTGGATAAAGGGCTGGTCATCAATGGGAAAGGGCCAGTCTGGCTCTATGCTCGTTTAGCAGGTCTTTGTCAGGATTTTCCCTGGGTTGGGACGTTTGACCCTCGGTTTGGATCACTCATTGTCCTATCCAGAATCCCGGAAATGCAGGTTGGAACCATGATTCCGGCAAACCAGATAACCCTTTATTTGACAACCCGGAAGTCTGACGCCTCACCCGTTGTCGGGGCGCAAGTCACCGTGAGCAGCAAAGTGATTGCCTTTGTTGGTCCTCCACATAGCGGCAAATCAGTTTTGGCGTATTTGGTGCAAGATCGTCTCAAACAATTGATGGGGGCAGACTATGGCACTGACTTTTTCCTGATAGTCGCTTGTCCCGATGGAGAAGGAATTTGGAGCCAGGAATCTTTGCCCGAAGTGGTGAGCATCATCCGGCACAAAGGAACTTTTGACCAGGATTTTATCGAAAAAACCAGGGTGTCGTTGGAAGGTTTGAAAGCTCAAAAAAGGCTGGTGTTTGTTGATTGTGGCGGGAAAATCAAAAGGGACATTCAAGCGTTTCTCAATTTATGTACTCACGCGATCATTGTTGCCGCAAAAGACAAACCTCACGCCAGTTGTGAATGGCGCGGCGCCTGTCTGGCAAGTGGTGTGGAAATTGTGGCCGAGGTCGAGTCGGTGCTTGAACCTGAAGAAACCGTTTTGGAGAGTTCTCCGCTCAAAATTCGCTTTGGACCGCTTGAGCGAAACCGGACTGAGGTCGTGGTTCCCGATAAACTGATGGCTGCCATTCTGGCTGGAACAAAGTGGGAAGCCGCTTCATTCTCTTCGCAGTTTTAG
- a CDS encoding VCBS repeat-containing protein, with product MSQPLRESQKMRHCVRIFICLGFVILFCTNSWAMQKREWPSVIGVKYQSATHSETKSESSGKNAFQKPIFISGTGSATTILTVDYNQDGVTDLIERAGNVITIHLANSDGSFSDNKVYQLNLEEFFATNESLPLLAAADLDNNQTLELILPVPGTFVVIFNSGFKEDTGYIFTLRVSPSTSSPNSIETTDFDNDGDIDIVLADEMANLVLVLFNNGAGIFGRSMTFETGLKPKKVAIDDLNSDGTKDLVIANVGSNSISVVLGGETLATVSSISLPMSPETVIINDLNGDNNLDVMVASQGPFGKFGILFGDGNGEFNLVLSSVDLPPVGGAVSGNFVGDQKPEIIFTHPESKKLTLVTFSESGIEASSLQFEGVKSPILLETDDLNRDGFPDLILATKNKKKSIVILLNAGTTKGE from the coding sequence ATGTCCCAACCGTTGAGAGAAAGTCAAAAAATGAGGCACTGTGTAAGAATTTTTATTTGCCTGGGTTTTGTTATTTTATTTTGTACCAATAGCTGGGCAATGCAAAAAAGGGAATGGCCATCAGTTATTGGCGTGAAATACCAATCAGCTACACATTCAGAGACCAAAAGTGAATCATCCGGAAAAAATGCCTTCCAAAAGCCGATTTTCATTTCAGGTACTGGGTCTGCAACAACCATCTTAACTGTTGATTATAACCAGGATGGAGTAACCGACCTGATTGAGAGAGCAGGGAATGTAATTACAATTCACCTGGCAAACAGCGATGGCTCTTTTTCAGACAATAAGGTTTATCAGTTAAATCTGGAAGAATTTTTCGCCACTAATGAAAGTCTTCCATTACTGGCAGCGGCTGATTTGGACAATAACCAGACGCTCGAACTGATACTTCCCGTACCTGGTACTTTCGTCGTGATATTCAATTCTGGGTTTAAGGAAGATACCGGTTATATTTTTACCCTTCGTGTAAGTCCTTCAACTTCCTCTCCTAATTCTATTGAAACAACTGATTTTGATAATGATGGAGACATTGATATTGTATTGGCAGATGAGATGGCCAACCTGGTGCTGGTATTGTTCAATAATGGAGCTGGTATATTTGGAAGAAGCATGACCTTTGAGACTGGATTGAAACCAAAAAAGGTGGCCATTGATGATCTCAATTCAGATGGAACCAAAGACCTGGTGATTGCCAATGTGGGCAGTAATTCTATAAGTGTTGTTCTGGGAGGTGAGACATTGGCAACCGTAAGCTCAATTTCCCTTCCAATGTCACCAGAAACCGTTATCATCAACGACTTGAATGGCGACAACAACCTGGATGTGATGGTTGCGTCACAAGGTCCCTTCGGCAAATTTGGAATTTTATTTGGTGATGGAAATGGTGAATTTAATCTGGTTTTAAGCTCAGTTGATCTGCCACCAGTCGGCGGGGCTGTCAGTGGTAATTTTGTGGGCGACCAAAAGCCAGAAATTATCTTTACCCATCCCGAGAGTAAAAAGTTGACGCTGGTTACTTTTTCAGAGTCCGGGATAGAGGCATCAAGCCTTCAATTTGAAGGTGTTAAGTCACCGATTTTGTTGGAAACGGATGACCTGAATCGGGATGGATTCCCGGACTTAATTCTGGCAACCAAAAATAAGAAGAAATCAATCGTGATTCTTCTCAATGCTGGTACGACAAAAGGCGAGTAA
- the cas6 gene encoding CRISPR system precrRNA processing endoribonuclease RAMP protein Cas6, with protein MKPQDFSQLDLIQLTFGCKSTRPATLPPFLGSTLRGAFGHAFKQVACALEGPTRCAQTCQQPAQCRYAFLFETAVPQHQSPNHRHQDIPHPYLLIPPLVHYSVSRIGFKEGDPLEFGIILMGEAINLVLLVTVAVELMLDQGLGSSRTPFQLASVTAWGKTQICSIEKPKPDTEALYAAITPLSNVIERRLAPLNPLAESLTLRFLTPLRLRKGGNLQDSIGFVDIVRHLMRRMETLTEAFGSAPPRVDTERLPALASQIQTTANSLWWNDMERFSNRQQTKLKLGGLMGEICFSGPVLAEFLPLLAAGEVLHIGTATTFGLGRYELLHDLK; from the coding sequence ATGAAGCCACAGGACTTCTCGCAATTGGACCTTATCCAGTTAACCTTCGGTTGTAAGAGCACTCGACCGGCCACACTTCCGCCATTTCTTGGGTCAACGCTTCGAGGTGCCTTTGGACATGCGTTCAAACAAGTCGCCTGCGCCCTCGAAGGACCAACCCGCTGTGCTCAAACCTGCCAGCAACCTGCCCAGTGCCGCTATGCCTTTCTATTTGAAACGGCAGTTCCACAGCACCAGTCTCCAAATCACCGCCACCAGGATATTCCCCATCCCTACCTGTTGATTCCTCCGCTTGTGCATTACAGTGTCTCCCGCATTGGGTTCAAGGAAGGTGATCCACTGGAATTTGGGATTATCCTTATGGGCGAAGCCATCAACCTGGTTTTGCTGGTAACCGTCGCTGTCGAACTGATGCTGGACCAGGGACTTGGTTCATCGCGGACGCCGTTCCAACTGGCTTCCGTGACCGCCTGGGGGAAAACCCAAATTTGTTCGATTGAGAAACCAAAGCCTGATACCGAAGCGCTTTATGCCGCGATCACACCTCTTTCCAACGTGATCGAACGGCGACTGGCGCCACTCAACCCTCTGGCGGAATCACTCACCCTTCGGTTTTTGACACCGTTGCGACTTCGCAAGGGAGGCAATTTGCAGGACAGCATCGGTTTTGTGGATATTGTTCGCCACCTAATGCGCCGAATGGAGACCTTGACCGAAGCCTTCGGCTCGGCGCCTCCACGGGTTGACACCGAACGTCTGCCGGCCCTGGCAAGCCAGATCCAAACCACCGCCAATTCATTGTGGTGGAATGATATGGAGCGGTTTTCAAATCGGCAGCAAACCAAATTAAAACTAGGCGGGCTGATGGGTGAAATTTGTTTTTCAGGTCCAGTGTTAGCCGAGTTCCTTCCTTTGCTGGCTGCCGGGGAGGTGCTGCACATTGGGACGGCGACTACCTTTGGGCTTGGACGGTACGAACTTCTTCATGACCTCAAATAG
- a CDS encoding serine carboxypeptidase: MKKILVIHTNQEHRQETIEFLGETIEIERIGSEGDPEKVQALISQFDGKVDAIALEGMPATLELGSARQPHSSGTRLAKAATQTPVVDGHGVRSGLERWGVILANRAQPGIFSYKRILMFPGLNHTGLAHALGRSGSELRYGDPIMYFNLPALPGVGAKYTLEQAAPTTLDQLKDAPFRRLQPSPGEPHAKRTTQIFDWAEVIAGDIGAILRYAPKTLKRKTVVVENASPNQIEELRERGVSIVVTLMPSLSKNDALGCWSAATLEAVLASLRTKKDSPLDENTYLDLMAEIQWTPSIQYLQPDEAGINRFAFVIHPLDVSFLNADPRFTWTRFFPDWLVEMVGSYLPPIYLSRVTGGVSPTTGQRIEGFLITLCATPRRMMRMDPRFTYKQLNRAARMAERLGARIMGLGAFTSVVGDAGMTVAHEADIAITSGNSLTVAATLEAAKQAVIKMGMKDLTRGKAMIIGATGSIGSVCSRLLAQAIHDVVLVSIEPERLIDLKRSILEETPEAKVAIATRPDELLPECDLIVTATSAFGQRIVDITKCKPGAVICDVARPPDINKKEGALRPDVLVIESGEVLIPGDIDFGYNIGLPPKTAYACLAETSLLAMEGRFEDYTLGRNITIDRVKEIYRLFKKHGYQLAGLRSFGKYITDEDIAKKQDLAETWRKDPEGFARMQVDASEKLAKIPVMAKGVSG, from the coding sequence ATGAAAAAGATCCTCGTCATCCACACCAATCAGGAACACCGCCAGGAAACCATCGAATTTCTTGGAGAAACAATTGAAATTGAACGAATCGGTTCGGAAGGTGATCCAGAAAAAGTCCAGGCATTGATCTCCCAGTTTGATGGGAAAGTTGATGCCATTGCCCTCGAAGGCATGCCGGCCACACTGGAACTGGGCTCGGCTCGCCAACCACATTCGTCAGGGACCCGCCTGGCCAAAGCCGCAACGCAAACCCCAGTCGTTGATGGCCACGGCGTGCGTTCAGGATTGGAACGGTGGGGGGTAATTCTGGCCAATCGGGCGCAACCGGGAATTTTCAGTTATAAGCGAATATTGATGTTTCCTGGATTAAATCACACGGGCCTGGCTCATGCACTGGGGCGGAGCGGTTCGGAACTTCGTTATGGCGACCCGATCATGTATTTTAATCTTCCGGCACTTCCTGGTGTCGGAGCAAAATACACGCTCGAACAGGCGGCGCCAACCACACTTGATCAATTAAAAGACGCTCCCTTTCGTCGGTTGCAACCTTCCCCTGGCGAACCTCACGCGAAACGGACAACCCAAATTTTCGATTGGGCTGAAGTGATTGCCGGCGACATCGGCGCCATCCTTCGCTATGCTCCCAAAACACTGAAGCGCAAGACTGTTGTGGTTGAAAACGCCTCGCCCAACCAAATCGAAGAGTTGCGCGAACGTGGGGTTTCAATCGTTGTGACTCTGATGCCTTCGCTTTCAAAAAATGACGCACTCGGCTGCTGGTCGGCGGCAACGCTGGAAGCCGTCCTGGCTTCGTTGCGCACCAAAAAAGATTCCCCGTTGGATGAAAATACCTATCTGGACCTGATGGCTGAAATTCAATGGACGCCGTCAATTCAGTACCTCCAGCCAGACGAAGCTGGAATCAACCGATTTGCGTTTGTGATTCACCCACTTGACGTCAGTTTTCTCAACGCTGACCCACGTTTTACCTGGACGAGGTTCTTTCCTGATTGGCTGGTCGAAATGGTGGGGTCGTACCTTCCACCAATTTATCTCTCCCGAGTTACTGGTGGGGTTTCACCTACGACCGGCCAACGCATTGAAGGGTTTTTGATTACCCTGTGTGCCACCCCTCGGCGAATGATGCGCATGGATCCCCGATTTACCTACAAACAACTCAACCGGGCGGCCCGCATGGCCGAACGACTGGGGGCACGCATTATGGGATTGGGGGCCTTTACCAGCGTGGTCGGCGATGCTGGAATGACCGTGGCGCACGAAGCCGATATTGCCATCACCAGTGGAAACAGCCTGACCGTGGCGGCGACGCTCGAAGCGGCCAAACAAGCCGTCATCAAGATGGGCATGAAAGATCTAACCCGTGGCAAAGCCATGATCATTGGCGCAACCGGTTCAATTGGTTCGGTGTGTTCACGACTCCTGGCCCAGGCAATTCATGACGTGGTGCTGGTCTCTATCGAACCCGAGCGCCTGATTGACTTAAAACGCTCGATCCTGGAAGAAACCCCGGAAGCCAAAGTCGCGATTGCCACACGTCCGGATGAACTCCTCCCAGAATGTGATTTGATCGTGACGGCAACGTCAGCCTTTGGACAACGAATTGTGGATATCACGAAATGCAAACCTGGCGCCGTGATTTGTGACGTCGCCCGCCCGCCCGATATCAATAAAAAGGAAGGCGCGCTCAGGCCAGATGTTTTGGTCATTGAAAGTGGAGAAGTTTTGATCCCAGGTGATATTGATTTTGGCTATAACATCGGGCTTCCGCCGAAAACGGCCTATGCCTGTCTGGCGGAAACTTCGCTTTTGGCAATGGAAGGTCGGTTTGAAGACTACACGCTCGGGCGCAACATCACGATAGACCGGGTGAAGGAAATCTACCGGCTCTTCAAAAAGCATGGATATCAATTGGCCGGATTGCGATCATTCGGAAAATACATCACGGATGAAGACATCGCGAAAAAACAGGACTTGGCTGAAACCTGGCGAAAGGACCCCGAAGGATTTGCCCGCATGCAGGTAGACGCATCTGAAAAGCTGGCCAAAATTCCGGTCATGGCCAAAGGTGTAAGCGGCTAG